From Halobacterium sp. R2-5, the proteins below share one genomic window:
- a CDS encoding protein-L-isoaspartate O-methyltransferase: MEFAALREEMVDSLEHDTKAVVRARPTARAMRDVPRHEFVDAGRRAYTDQSLEHRGTRVLAPSTVGRLVDALAPEEGDDVLVVGAGVGYTVAVLAEIVGAAHVHAVDIDRRVVYDARSNLADAGYGDVLVDCRDGARGLPEYTPFDRVLVEAAAVDPPAALLDQLVEGGRLVYPEGTTDQRLVAVEDGEVVSVHGPVMFAPLLVDGEQASAVERNRTVREDRERAAQEAESRRGWEHDWIDWDRA, from the coding sequence ATGGAGTTCGCGGCGCTACGGGAGGAGATGGTCGACAGCCTCGAGCACGACACGAAGGCTGTCGTCCGGGCGCGGCCGACCGCGCGAGCGATGCGGGACGTCCCCCGCCACGAGTTCGTGGACGCGGGGCGGCGCGCGTACACCGACCAGTCCCTCGAACACCGCGGCACCCGAGTGCTCGCGCCGTCGACGGTGGGCAGACTCGTCGACGCGCTCGCTCCGGAGGAGGGCGACGACGTGCTCGTCGTGGGTGCGGGCGTCGGCTACACGGTCGCCGTGCTCGCGGAGATCGTCGGCGCGGCGCACGTCCACGCCGTCGACATCGACCGGCGCGTGGTCTACGACGCGCGCTCGAACCTCGCCGACGCGGGCTACGGTGACGTGCTCGTGGACTGCCGGGACGGCGCCCGCGGGCTACCGGAGTACACGCCGTTCGACCGCGTGCTCGTGGAGGCCGCGGCGGTCGACCCGCCCGCGGCGCTGCTCGACCAGCTCGTCGAGGGCGGCCGGCTCGTCTACCCCGAGGGGACGACCGACCAGCGGCTGGTCGCCGTCGAGGACGGCGAGGTCGTCTCCGTCCACGGACCCGTCATGTTCGCGCCGCTTTTGGTGGACGGCGAGCAGGCGAGCGCCGTCGAGCGCAATCGCACGGTCCGCGAGGACCGCGAGCGCGCGGCCCAAGAGGCCGAGTCCCGGCGGGGCTGGGAACA
- a CDS encoding protein-L-isoaspartate(D-aspartate) O-methyltransferase, whose translation MTDDERANGEFEAARNRLADGLAARPNVSELAADAIREVPRHRFLPESRRSAAYDDRPLPIGSDQTVSAPHMVAIMASELNLREGETVLEIGTGCGYHAAVTAELVGASNVYSVEYVPELAERARENLEATGYGGVSVRQGDGHEGWPEHAPYDAAYLTCAAPEFPDAVVEQVRAGGRLVAPIGGASQRLVRAEKREDGGLVESDEGAVRFVRMQGGE comes from the coding sequence ATGACCGACGACGAGCGCGCGAACGGCGAGTTCGAAGCGGCACGGAACCGGCTCGCAGACGGGCTGGCCGCACGCCCGAACGTCAGCGAGCTCGCCGCCGACGCGATTCGGGAAGTGCCGCGGCACCGCTTCCTCCCGGAATCCCGCCGGAGCGCGGCGTACGACGACCGGCCGCTCCCCATCGGGAGCGACCAGACGGTGAGCGCGCCGCACATGGTCGCCATCATGGCGAGCGAGCTCAACCTCCGCGAGGGCGAGACGGTCCTCGAAATCGGGACGGGGTGTGGCTACCACGCCGCGGTCACCGCGGAGCTCGTCGGCGCGAGCAACGTCTACTCCGTCGAGTACGTCCCAGAGCTCGCCGAGCGGGCGCGCGAGAACCTCGAAGCCACGGGCTACGGCGGCGTCTCCGTCCGGCAGGGCGACGGCCACGAGGGCTGGCCGGAGCACGCGCCCTACGACGCCGCGTACCTGACGTGCGCGGCGCCCGAATTCCCGGACGCGGTCGTCGAGCAGGTGCGGGCCGGTGGCCGCCTCGTCGCGCCCATCGGCGGCGCCAGCCAGCGGCTCGTCCGCGCGGAGAAACGCGAGGACGGCGGACTGGTCGAATCCGACGAGGGCGCGGTGCGGTTCGTGCGGATGCAGGGCGGCGAGTAG